Proteins encoded by one window of Channa argus isolate prfri chromosome 1, Channa argus male v1.0, whole genome shotgun sequence:
- the efna1a gene encoding ephrin-A1a isoform X2, with product MDLVWIVGFVVSVCAWFASAERHSVYWNSTNSKFLWDDYAVEVKLNDYLDIVCPHYPQGEVPLLDAERYVLYMVEREDYETCKPQSYDQMRWECGHPFAPHAPEKFSEKFQRFTPFTLGKEFREGESYYYISKPLHHHGKECLRLRVDVAAADGSQEARVAKGGGGTGGAGVGAGGGVHNPSNRLPADDPVVNLPDVQKSVRTNSGGAATSLSVLSLLVPFSLLLLLH from the exons ATGGATTTGGTTTGGATTGTGGGCTTCGTTGTGAGCGTCTGCGCCTGGTTCGCTTCGGCGGAGCGGCATAGCGTCTACTGGAACAGCACCAACTCAAA GTTTCTATGGGATGACTACGCCGTGGAGGTGAAGCTCAATGACTACCTGGACATCGTCTGTCCCCATTACCCTCAGGGTGAGGTGCCATTGCTGGATGCCGAGCGATACGTGCTCTACATGGTTGAGCGCGAGGACTATGAAACCTGCAAGCCCCAGTCATATGACCAAATGCGCTGGGAGTGCGGCCATCCGTTTGCTCCTCACGCCCCTGAGAAGTTCTCTGAAAAGTTCCAGCGTTTTACTCCGTTTACTCTGGGAAAGGAGTTCCGCGAAGGAGAAAGCTATTATTATATCT CCAAACCTTTGCACCACCATGGGAAGGAGTGCctcaggctcagggtggacgttGCAGCTGCTGATG gcTCCCAAGAGGCTAGAGTGGCTAAAGGAGGCGGAGGCACAGGTGGGGCTGGAGTCGGAGCTGGGGGTGGGGTTCACAACCCGTCTAACAGACTGCCTGCAG ATGACCCAGTGGTAAACCTGCCAGACGTCCAGAAGAGTGTACGGACAAACTCTGGAGGGGCAGCTACATCCCTTTCAGTCCTCTCATTACTAGTCCCATTTTCATTACTGCTATTGTTGCACTGA
- the efna1a gene encoding ephrin-A1a isoform X1, with protein MDLVWIVGFVVSVCAWFASAERHSVYWNSTNSKFLWDDYAVEVKLNDYLDIVCPHYPQGEVPLLDAERYVLYMVEREDYETCKPQSYDQMRWECGHPFAPHAPEKFSEKFQRFTPFTLGKEFREGESYYYISKPLHHHGKECLRLRVDVAAADGSQEARVAKGGGGTGGAGVGAGGGVHNPSNRLPAADDPVVNLPDVQKSVRTNSGGAATSLSVLSLLVPFSLLLLLH; from the exons ATGGATTTGGTTTGGATTGTGGGCTTCGTTGTGAGCGTCTGCGCCTGGTTCGCTTCGGCGGAGCGGCATAGCGTCTACTGGAACAGCACCAACTCAAA GTTTCTATGGGATGACTACGCCGTGGAGGTGAAGCTCAATGACTACCTGGACATCGTCTGTCCCCATTACCCTCAGGGTGAGGTGCCATTGCTGGATGCCGAGCGATACGTGCTCTACATGGTTGAGCGCGAGGACTATGAAACCTGCAAGCCCCAGTCATATGACCAAATGCGCTGGGAGTGCGGCCATCCGTTTGCTCCTCACGCCCCTGAGAAGTTCTCTGAAAAGTTCCAGCGTTTTACTCCGTTTACTCTGGGAAAGGAGTTCCGCGAAGGAGAAAGCTATTATTATATCT CCAAACCTTTGCACCACCATGGGAAGGAGTGCctcaggctcagggtggacgttGCAGCTGCTGATG gcTCCCAAGAGGCTAGAGTGGCTAAAGGAGGCGGAGGCACAGGTGGGGCTGGAGTCGGAGCTGGGGGTGGGGTTCACAACCCGTCTAACAGACTGCCTGCAG CAGATGACCCAGTGGTAAACCTGCCAGACGTCCAGAAGAGTGTACGGACAAACTCTGGAGGGGCAGCTACATCCCTTTCAGTCCTCTCATTACTAGTCCCATTTTCATTACTGCTATTGTTGCACTGA